The following coding sequences lie in one Arabidopsis thaliana chromosome 3, partial sequence genomic window:
- a CDS encoding uncharacterized protein (unknown protein; Has 30201 Blast hits to 17322 proteins in 780 species: Archae - 12; Bacteria - 1396; Metazoa - 17338; Fungi - 3422; Plants - 5037; Viruses - 0; Other Eukaryotes - 2996 (source: NCBI BLink).): protein MKKTENFRGVCNKDAENFRIRKEKKAERDFAFWGLFDVSLSLCVCC, encoded by the coding sequence ATGAAGAAGACGGAGAATTTCAGAGGAGTTTGCAACAAAGACGCTGAGAATTTTCGAATAAGGAAGGAGAAAAAGGCGGAGAGAGATTTTGCATTCTGGGGTCTCTTCGATGTTTCACTTTCTCTGTGTGTTTGCTGCTAA
- the SNL1 gene encoding SIN3-like 1 (SIN3-like 1 (SNL1); FUNCTIONS IN: molecular_function unknown; INVOLVED IN: regulation of transcription, DNA-dependent; LOCATED IN: nucleus; EXPRESSED IN: 25 plant structures; EXPRESSED DURING: 14 growth stages; CONTAINS InterPro DOMAIN/s: Histone deacetylase interacting (InterPro:IPR013194), Paired amphipathic helix (InterPro:IPR003822); BEST Arabidopsis thaliana protein match is: SIN3-like 2 (TAIR:AT5G15020.2); Has 8924 Blast hits to 4656 proteins in 481 species: Archae - 44; Bacteria - 2736; Metazoa - 2712; Fungi - 1300; Plants - 581; Viruses - 181; Other Eukaryotes - 1370 (source: NCBI BLink).), with the protein MKRIRDDVYASGSQFRRPLGSSRGQLCGQSPVHGSGDTEEEEEGGSRRVSQKLTTNDALSYLREVKEMFQDQREKYDRFLEVMKDFKAQRTDTGGVIARVKELFKGHNNLIYGFNTFLPKGYEITLIEEDDALPKKTVEFEQAINFVNKIKMRFKHDEHVYKSFLEILNMYRKENKEIKEVYNEVSILFQGHLDLLEQFTRFLPASLPSHSAAQHSRSQAQQYSDRGSDPPLLHQMQVEKERRRERAVALRGDYSVERYDLNDDKTMVKIQREQRKRLDKENRARRGRDLDDREAGQDNLHHFPEKRKSSRRAEALEAYSGSASHSEKDNLKSMYKQAFVFCEKVKDRLCSQDDYQTFLKCLNIFSNGIIQRKDLQNLVSDLLGKFPDLMDEFNQFFERCESITDGFQRLAGVMSKKLFSSEEQLSRPMKVEEKESEHKPELEAVKETEQCKKEYMGKSIQELDLSDCECCTPSYRLLPADYPIPIASQRSELGAEVLNDHWVSVTSGSEDYSFKHMRRNQYEESLFRCEDDRFELDMLLESVSSAARSAESLLNIITEKKISFSGSFRIEDHFTALNLRCIERLYGDHGLDVIDILNKNPATALPVILTRLKQKQGEWKKCRDDFDKVWANVYAKNHYKSLDHRSFYFKQQDSKNLSAKSLLAEIKELKEKSQNDDDVLLSISAGYRQPINPNLEYEYLNRAIHEDMFKVVQFSCEELCSTKEQLSKVLRLWENFLEAVLGVPPRAKGTDLVEDVVINPKTLDVNHSTSPNGEAAVSSGGDTARLASRKLKSAANGDENSSSGTFKHGIGLLNKDSTGKENLEDVEIANRDGVACSAVKPQKEQETGNEAEKRFGKPIPMDISERAAISSISIPSGAENNHCVVGKEVLPGAHEIQAKPSDTLTDIHHDVDSIETVHSTQGGDVGNSIVLANGLRSDSSKGTRNSDDPEGPSRNEKEEGELSPNGDFEDNFGVYKDHGVKSTSKPENSAEAEVEADAEVENEDDADDVDSENASEASGTESGGDVCSQDEDREEENGEHDEIDGKAESEGEAEGMDPHLLEGESELLPQSERVLLSVRPLSKHVAAVLCDERTKDLQVFYGNDDFYVLFRLHQILYERILYAKRNCSGGELKSKNLKDTNAGDPYARFMRVLYGLLDGSAENTKFEDECRAIIGNQSYVLFTLDKLIYRLVKQLQAIVADEMDNKLLQLYEYEKSRKPGRVIDSVYYENVRVLVHEENIYRLECSSLPSRLSIQLMDNIIEKPEAYAVSMDPTFASYMQTELLSVSSGKKEEGHDIVLQRNLTGLYDLCKAMEGVEVVNGLECKMSCSSYKIAYVLDTEDYFHRKKKKKKTEQLWQRNKVRVERFHRFLSA; encoded by the exons ATGAAGCGGATAAGAGATGATGTATATGCCTCTGGGTCTCAATTTAGACGTCCTCTTGGTTCTTCTCGAGGCCAATT ATGTGGACAATCTCCGGTCCACGGCAGTGGTGAcaccgaagaagaagaagaaggagggaGCCGGAGAGTCTCTCAGAAATTGACAACCAATGATGCGTTGTCGTACCTGAGGGAAGTAAAAGAGATGTTTCAAGATCAACGCGAGAAATATGACAGGTTCCTCGAGGTTATGAAAGATTTTAAGGCTCAAAG AACCGACACAGGCGGTGTGATCGCAAGAGTTAAGGAATTGTTTAAGGGAcataataatttgatttatgGATTCAACACCTTTTTGCCTAAGGGATATGAAATTACGCTTATTGAGGAAGACGACGCTCTGCCAAAGAAGACTGTTGAATTCGAACAAGCCATCAATTTTGTGAATAAAATTAAG ATGCGATTCAAGCACGATGAACATGTCTATAAATCTTTCTTGGAAATCTTGAATATGTACCGAAAGGAGAACAAGGAAATTAAAGAGGTGTACAACGAG gtatctattctttttcaAGGCCACTTGGATTTGCTTGAACAGTTTACTAGGTTTTTGCCAGCGTCTTTGCCATCTCATTCAGCAGCGCAGCATAGCCGGAGTCAGGCTCAACAGTACAGCGACCGAGGATCAGACCCTCCTCTACTTCATCAAATGCAAGTGGAAAAG GAACGCCGACGAGAAAGGGCTGTTGCTCTCCGCGGTGATTATAGTGTTGAACGTTATGACCTTAATGATGATAAAACGATGGTGAAGATTCAAAGAGAGCAGCGGAAGCGCCTTGATAAGGAGAACAGGGCAAGGAGAGGCCGTGATTTGGACGATAGAGAAGCAGGTCAAGATAACCTACACCATTTTCCAGAGAAAAGAAAGTCGTCCAGAAGAGCTGAAGCTCTTGAAGCATATTCTGGTTCTGCTTCACATTCTGAGAAAGACAATTTGAAAA GTATGTACAAACAAGCATTCGTTTTCTGTGAGAAAGTCAAGGATAGACTATGCAGCCAAGATGATTATCAGACATTCTTGAAGTGCCTCAATATTTTTAGCAATGGAATAATCCAAAGGAAGGATCTGCAAAACTTG gTTTCTGATCTTCTTGGGAAATTTCCTGATCTGATGGATGAGTTCAACCAGTTCTTCGAGCGGTGTGAGAGTATTACTG ATGGATTTCAGCGTCTTGCTGGTGTTATGAGCAAAA AATTATTTAGCAGCGAAGAACAGTTATCCAGGCCAATGAAggtggaagagaaagaaagtgaaCACAAGCCTGAACTCGAGGCTGTGAAGGAAACTGAGCAATGCAAGAAGGAGTACATGGGAAAATCTATTCAAGAGCTCGATCTCTCTGATTGCGAGTGTTGCACTCCTAGCTACCGGCTTCTGCCTGCGGAT TATCCGATACCAATTGCGAGTCAGAGATCGGAGCTAGGAGCTGAGGTTTTAAATGATCATTGGGTATCTGTCACTTCCGGAAGTGAAGATTATTCTTTTAAGCACATGCGCAGAAACCAATATGAAGAGAGCTTGTTCAGATGCGAAGATGATAG ATTTGAGTTGGACATGTTGCTGGAATCTGTGAGCTCTGCGGCCAGAAGTGCAGAAAGTTTGTTGAACATCATcacagagaagaaaataagtttttctGGCTCCTTCAGGATCGAAGACCATTTTACGG CCCTAAATTTAAGGTGTATTGAGCGACTTTATGGCGACCATGGTCTTGACGTGATAGACATATTAAATAAGAATCCAGCCACTGCACTTCCTGTAATCCTAACTCGTTTAAAGCAGAAACAAGGTGAATGGAAGAAATGCCGTGACGATTTTGATAAGGTCTGGGCGAACGTATATGCAAAAAACCATTACAAGTCACTTGATCACCGCAGCTTCTACTTCAAGCAACAAGATTCAAAGAACTTGAGTGCAAAAT CATTGTTGGCTGAAATTAAGGAGCTGAAAGAGAAGTCTcagaatgatgatgatgttctgTTGTCTATTTCTGCTGGTTACAGACAACCTATAAATCCTAATCTTGAATATGAGTATTTGAACAGAGCTATTCATGAAGACATGTTCAAAGTAGTCCAGTTTTCATGTGAGGAGTTATGTTCTACAAAAGAACAGCTCAGTAAAGTTCTGAGGCTTTGGGAAAATTTCCTGGAGGCAGTGCTGGGTGTTCCTCCCAGGGCCAAGGGCACAGATCTTGTTGAAGATGTTGTAATAAACCCCAAGACTCTCGATGTGAATCACAGCACATCTCCTAACGGGGAGGCTGCTGTGAGTTCTGGAGGAGACACAGCAAGGTTGGCTTCTAGGAAACTTAAATCTGCTGCCAATGGAGATGAGAATTCTTCATCTGGGACATTCAAACATGGGATAGGTTTGTTAAATAAAGATTCGACAGGGAAAGAAAATCTTGAAGATGTTGAAATAGCTAACAGAGATGGTGTTGCCTGCTCTGCTGTGAAACCTcagaaagaacaagaaactgGAAATGAAGCCGAGAAAAGGTTTGGAAAACCTATCCCAATGGATATTAGCGAAAGAGCAGCCATCTCGAGTATATCAATCCCAAGTGGGGCAGAAAACAATCATTGTGTAGTAGGCAAGGAAGTTTTGCCAG GTGCACATGAGATTCAAGCCAAACCAAGCGACACCCTCACTGATATTCATCATGATGTAGATAGCATTGAAACTGTTCATTCGACTCAG GGAGGTGATGTTGGCAATTCGATAGTTTTGGCAAATGGATTAAGGTCAGATTCTTCTAAAGGTACTAGGAATTCTGATGATCCCGAAGGTCCCTCCAGAAATGAGAAAGAGGAAGGTGAACTGTCACCTAATGGTGATTTTGAAGACAACTTTGGTGTTTACAAAGATCATGGGGTGAAGTCCACATCCAAACCAGAGAATTCAGCAGAGGCTGAAGTAGAGGCAGATGCTGAAGTAGAGAATGAGGACGATGCTGACGATGTTGATAGTGAAAATGCTTCCGAGGCATCTGGAACTGAATCTGGTGGCGACGTATGTTCTCAGGACGAAGATAGAGAGGAGGAGAATGGTGAGCATGATGAGATCGATGGTAAAGCTGAGAGTGAAGGAGAAGCGGAGGGAATGGATCCACATCTCTTAGAAGGAGAAAGTGAGCTGCTTCCACAGTCAGAACGTGTTCTCTTATCCGTCAGACCCCTTTCAAAGCATGTCGCAGCAGTTTTATGCGATGAGAGAACAAAAGATCTCCAAGTTTTCTATGGGAATGACGacttttatgttctttttaGGCTTCACCAA ATCCTGTACGAGAGAATTTTGTATGCAAAAAGGAATTGCTCAGGCGGTGAACTGAAATCGAAAAACTTAAAGGATACCAATGCCGGAGATCCTTATGCGAG GTTTATGAGGGTTTTGTATGGTTTGCTAGATGGATCAGCTGAAAATACCAAGTTTGAGGATGAGTGCAGAGCTATAATTGGAAACCAATCATATGTGTTATTCACGTTGGACAAACTGATTTACAGATTGGTTAAGCAG CTTCAAGCTATTGTAGCCGATGAAATGGACAACAAGCTGCTTCAGTTGTATGAGTATGAGAAATCCCGGAAACCAGGAAGGGTTATCGACTCAGTGTATTATGAAAATGTTAGGGTCCTCGTTCACGAGGAAAATATTTACCGGTTGGAATGT TCATCCTTGCCTTCACGTTTATCTATCCAGCTTATGGATAACATAATCGAGAAGCCAGAAGCATATGCAGTTTCTATGGATCCCACATTTGCAAGTTATATGCAAACTGAGTTGCTTTCCGTCTCATCAGGAAAGAAAGAGGAGGGACATGACATTGTATTACAAAg GAACCTCACCGGGTTGTATGATCTCTGTAAAGCTATGGAAGGTGTCGAAGTAGTAAATGGCTTGGAATGCAAGATGTCTTGCTCTTCTTACAAG ATCGCGTACGTATTGGACACAGAGGATTACTTCcacaggaagaagaagaaaaagaagactgAACAGTTATGGCAACGTAACAAGGTGAGAGTAGAAAGGTTCCATAGGTTTCTCTCAGCTTAA
- a CDS encoding ECA1-like gametogenesis related family protein (ECA1-like gametogenesis related family protein; LOCATED IN: endomembrane system; BEST Arabidopsis thaliana protein match is: ECA1-like gametogenesis related family protein (TAIR:AT3G01328.1); Has 27 Blast hits to 26 proteins in 2 species: Archae - 0; Bacteria - 0; Metazoa - 0; Fungi - 0; Plants - 27; Viruses - 0; Other Eukaryotes - 0 (source: NCBI BLink).), with the protein MKSKQIKMMFFLLIVVSALILRPSKAQIKTSICSRTQTRPIDNVDGCFDAVRLAADVDIKWLSRDCCKAVKTLDDCLLLVFPNRAYNTNLFKEICFEIFNNLIL; encoded by the coding sequence atgaaatcaaagcaaatcaaaatgatgttctttttattaattgtaGTTTCAGCTTTGATTTTGCGACCGTCCAAAGCTCAGATAAAAACGAGCATATGTTCAAGAACACAGACAAGGCCGATAGATAACGTGGATGGATGTTTCGATGCGGTGAGATTAGCTGCGGATGTAGATATCAAATGGCTATCAAGAGACTGTTGCAAAGCAGTGAAAACACTTGATGATTGCCTTTTGCTTGTATTTCCCAACAGAGCTTACAATACTAATCTCTTCAAAGAAATTTGTTTCGAAATTTTCAATAacttaattttatga
- a CDS encoding actin cross-linking protein, putative (DUF569) (CONTAINS InterPro DOMAIN/s: Protein of unknown function DUF569 (InterPro:IPR007679), Actin cross-linking (InterPro:IPR008999); BEST Arabidopsis thaliana protein match is: Protein of unknown function (DUF569) (TAIR:AT3G28630.1); Has 35333 Blast hits to 34131 proteins in 2444 species: Archae - 798; Bacteria - 22429; Metazoa - 974; Fungi - 991; Plants - 531; Viruses - 0; Other Eukaryotes - 9610 (source: NCBI BLink).), translating into MEIFRKATIVRLRSHNDKYLSADEDQESVHQDRRGTTKNTRWTVEIVPGSNVIRLQSCYGKYLTATNIHFLLGATGEKVLQTLPEKLDSSAEWEPLSDDGVHVRFKSRYGQYLRANKGVPPWRNSITHDIPSRTVTQDWVMWTVDVLQIRVIKDDAESTHSSSTFSRIESDDSFIVSLPLKSEGRLIYYETGDDSGNINKEIGEKSLIFHGSELIELKKKLEEETEMEDVMIWCRNPLNEKLCPLQLHLPPNNATMHIIVFPSSCGTKLTSFFIVTIIYNQNIVYAFLIFFN; encoded by the exons ATGGAGATATTTAGAAAGGCAACGATTGTACGTCTCCGTAGCCACAACGACAAATACCTAAGTGCCGATGAAGATCAAGAATCCGTTCATCAAGATCGTCGCGGCACAACAAAAAACACTAGATGGACGGTTGAGATCGTACCTGGATCCAATGTGATCCGTCTTCAAAGCTGTTACGGCAAATACCTTACCGCCACTAATATTCATTTCCTCCTTGGAGCCACCGGCGAAAAG GTACTTCAAACTCTACCCGAAAAGTTGGATTCATCTGCGGAGTGGGAGCCGCTATCAGACGATGGTGTACACGTACGGTTCAAGAGTCGCTACGGACAATATCTGAGGGCAAACAAAGGTGTACCACCGTGGAGAAACTCTATCACACACGATATTCCTAGTCGTACGGTCACACAAGATTGGGTCATGTGGACTGTTGACGTTCTTCAGATTCGAGTTATCAAAGATGATGCAGAGTCTACCCACAGTTCTTCCACTTTTTCACGGATTGAG TCAGATGATTCGTTTATTGTGAGTTTACCACTCAAGTCCGAAGGAAGGCTAATATATTACGAGACCGGAGATGATAGTGGGAACATAAATAAGGAAATAGGAGAAAAATCATTGATATTCCATGGAAGCGAGTTGATagaactaaagaagaagcttgaggaagaaacagagatggAAGATGTTATGATTTGGTGTAGAAATCCTTTGAACGAAAAGCTTTGTCCTCTTCAATTGCATCTTCCTCCTAACAACGCAACTATGCACATCATCgtctttccttcttcttgcGGTACTAAACTTACCTCCTTCTTCATTGTTACCATTatctataatcaaaatattgtttatgcattcctaatttttttcaattga
- the SNL1 gene encoding SIN3-like 1 (SIN3-like 1 (SNL1); FUNCTIONS IN: molecular_function unknown; INVOLVED IN: regulation of transcription, DNA-dependent; LOCATED IN: nucleus; EXPRESSED IN: 25 plant structures; EXPRESSED DURING: 14 growth stages; CONTAINS InterPro DOMAIN/s: Histone deacetylase interacting (InterPro:IPR013194), Paired amphipathic helix (InterPro:IPR003822); BEST Arabidopsis thaliana protein match is: SIN3-like 2 (TAIR:AT5G15020.2).) → MKRIRDDVYASGSQFRRPLGSSRGQLCGQSPVHGSGDTEEEEEGGSRRVSQKLTTNDALSYLREVKEMFQDQREKYDRFLEVMKDFKAQRTDTGGVIARVKELFKGHNNLIYGFNTFLPKGYEITLIEEDDALPKKTVEFEQAINFVNKIKMRFKHDEHVYKSFLEILNMYRKENKEIKEVYNEVSILFQGHLDLLEQFTRFLPASLPSHSAAQHSRSQAQQYSDRGSDPPLLHQMQVEKERRRERAVALRGDYSVERYDLNDDKTMVKIQREQRKRLDKENRARRGRDLDDREAGQDNLHHFPEKRKSSRRAEALEAYSGMYKQAFVFCEKVKDRLCSQDDYQTFLKCLNIFSNGIIQRKDLQNLVSDLLGKFPDLMDEFNQFFERCESITDGFQRLAGVMSKKLFSSEEQLSRPMKVEEKESEHKPELEAVKETEQCKKEYMGKSIQELDLSDCECCTPSYRLLPADYPIPIASQRSELGAEVLNDHWVSVTSGSEDYSFKHMRRNQYEESLFRCEDDRFELDMLLESVSSAARSAESLLNIITEKKISFSGSFRIEDHFTALNLRCIERLYGDHGLDVIDILNKNPATALPVILTRLKQKQGEWKKCRDDFDKVWANVYAKNHYKSLDHRSFYFKQQDSKNLSAKSLLAEIKELKEKSQNDDDVLLSISAGYRQPINPNLEYEYLNRAIHEDMFKVVQFSCEELCSTKEQLSKVLRLWENFLEAVLGVPPRAKGTDLVEDVVINPKTLDVNHSTSPNGEAAVSSGGDTARLASRKLKSAANGDENSSSGTFKHGIGLLNKDSTGKENLEDVEIANRDGVACSAVKPQKEQETGNEAEKRFGKPIPMDISERAAISSISIPSGAENNHCVVGKEVLPGAHEIQAKPSDTLTDIHHDVDSIETVHSTQGGDVGNSIVLANGLRSDSSKGTRNSDDPEGPSRNEKEEGELSPNGDFEDNFGVYKDHGVKSTSKPENSAEAEVEADAEVENEDDADDVDSENASEASGTESGGDVCSQDEDREEENGEHDEIDGKAESEGEAEGMDPHLLEGESELLPQSERVLLSVRPLSKHVAAVLCDERTKDLQVFYGNDDFYVLFRLHQILYERILYAKRNCSGGELKSKNLKDTNAGDPYARFMRVLYGLLDGSAENTKFEDECRAIIGNQSYVLFTLDKLIYRLVKQLQAIVADEMDNKLLQLYEYEKSRKPGRVIDSVYYENVRVLVHEENIYRLECSSLPSRLSIQLMDNIIEKPEAYAVSMDPTFASYMQTELLSVSSGKKEEGHDIVLQRNLTGLYDLCKAMEGVEVVNGLECKMSCSSYKIAYVLDTEDYFHRKKKKKKTEQLWQRNKVRVERFHRFLSA, encoded by the exons ATGAAGCGGATAAGAGATGATGTATATGCCTCTGGGTCTCAATTTAGACGTCCTCTTGGTTCTTCTCGAGGCCAATT ATGTGGACAATCTCCGGTCCACGGCAGTGGTGAcaccgaagaagaagaagaaggagggaGCCGGAGAGTCTCTCAGAAATTGACAACCAATGATGCGTTGTCGTACCTGAGGGAAGTAAAAGAGATGTTTCAAGATCAACGCGAGAAATATGACAGGTTCCTCGAGGTTATGAAAGATTTTAAGGCTCAAAG AACCGACACAGGCGGTGTGATCGCAAGAGTTAAGGAATTGTTTAAGGGAcataataatttgatttatgGATTCAACACCTTTTTGCCTAAGGGATATGAAATTACGCTTATTGAGGAAGACGACGCTCTGCCAAAGAAGACTGTTGAATTCGAACAAGCCATCAATTTTGTGAATAAAATTAAG ATGCGATTCAAGCACGATGAACATGTCTATAAATCTTTCTTGGAAATCTTGAATATGTACCGAAAGGAGAACAAGGAAATTAAAGAGGTGTACAACGAG gtatctattctttttcaAGGCCACTTGGATTTGCTTGAACAGTTTACTAGGTTTTTGCCAGCGTCTTTGCCATCTCATTCAGCAGCGCAGCATAGCCGGAGTCAGGCTCAACAGTACAGCGACCGAGGATCAGACCCTCCTCTACTTCATCAAATGCAAGTGGAAAAG GAACGCCGACGAGAAAGGGCTGTTGCTCTCCGCGGTGATTATAGTGTTGAACGTTATGACCTTAATGATGATAAAACGATGGTGAAGATTCAAAGAGAGCAGCGGAAGCGCCTTGATAAGGAGAACAGGGCAAGGAGAGGCCGTGATTTGGACGATAGAGAAGCAGGTCAAGATAACCTACACCATTTTCCAGAGAAAAGAAAGTCGTCCAGAAGAGCTGAAGCTCTTGAAGCATATTCTG GTATGTACAAACAAGCATTCGTTTTCTGTGAGAAAGTCAAGGATAGACTATGCAGCCAAGATGATTATCAGACATTCTTGAAGTGCCTCAATATTTTTAGCAATGGAATAATCCAAAGGAAGGATCTGCAAAACTTG gTTTCTGATCTTCTTGGGAAATTTCCTGATCTGATGGATGAGTTCAACCAGTTCTTCGAGCGGTGTGAGAGTATTACTG ATGGATTTCAGCGTCTTGCTGGTGTTATGAGCAAAA AATTATTTAGCAGCGAAGAACAGTTATCCAGGCCAATGAAggtggaagagaaagaaagtgaaCACAAGCCTGAACTCGAGGCTGTGAAGGAAACTGAGCAATGCAAGAAGGAGTACATGGGAAAATCTATTCAAGAGCTCGATCTCTCTGATTGCGAGTGTTGCACTCCTAGCTACCGGCTTCTGCCTGCGGAT TATCCGATACCAATTGCGAGTCAGAGATCGGAGCTAGGAGCTGAGGTTTTAAATGATCATTGGGTATCTGTCACTTCCGGAAGTGAAGATTATTCTTTTAAGCACATGCGCAGAAACCAATATGAAGAGAGCTTGTTCAGATGCGAAGATGATAG ATTTGAGTTGGACATGTTGCTGGAATCTGTGAGCTCTGCGGCCAGAAGTGCAGAAAGTTTGTTGAACATCATcacagagaagaaaataagtttttctGGCTCCTTCAGGATCGAAGACCATTTTACGG CCCTAAATTTAAGGTGTATTGAGCGACTTTATGGCGACCATGGTCTTGACGTGATAGACATATTAAATAAGAATCCAGCCACTGCACTTCCTGTAATCCTAACTCGTTTAAAGCAGAAACAAGGTGAATGGAAGAAATGCCGTGACGATTTTGATAAGGTCTGGGCGAACGTATATGCAAAAAACCATTACAAGTCACTTGATCACCGCAGCTTCTACTTCAAGCAACAAGATTCAAAGAACTTGAGTGCAAAAT CATTGTTGGCTGAAATTAAGGAGCTGAAAGAGAAGTCTcagaatgatgatgatgttctgTTGTCTATTTCTGCTGGTTACAGACAACCTATAAATCCTAATCTTGAATATGAGTATTTGAACAGAGCTATTCATGAAGACATGTTCAAAGTAGTCCAGTTTTCATGTGAGGAGTTATGTTCTACAAAAGAACAGCTCAGTAAAGTTCTGAGGCTTTGGGAAAATTTCCTGGAGGCAGTGCTGGGTGTTCCTCCCAGGGCCAAGGGCACAGATCTTGTTGAAGATGTTGTAATAAACCCCAAGACTCTCGATGTGAATCACAGCACATCTCCTAACGGGGAGGCTGCTGTGAGTTCTGGAGGAGACACAGCAAGGTTGGCTTCTAGGAAACTTAAATCTGCTGCCAATGGAGATGAGAATTCTTCATCTGGGACATTCAAACATGGGATAGGTTTGTTAAATAAAGATTCGACAGGGAAAGAAAATCTTGAAGATGTTGAAATAGCTAACAGAGATGGTGTTGCCTGCTCTGCTGTGAAACCTcagaaagaacaagaaactgGAAATGAAGCCGAGAAAAGGTTTGGAAAACCTATCCCAATGGATATTAGCGAAAGAGCAGCCATCTCGAGTATATCAATCCCAAGTGGGGCAGAAAACAATCATTGTGTAGTAGGCAAGGAAGTTTTGCCAG GTGCACATGAGATTCAAGCCAAACCAAGCGACACCCTCACTGATATTCATCATGATGTAGATAGCATTGAAACTGTTCATTCGACTCAG GGAGGTGATGTTGGCAATTCGATAGTTTTGGCAAATGGATTAAGGTCAGATTCTTCTAAAGGTACTAGGAATTCTGATGATCCCGAAGGTCCCTCCAGAAATGAGAAAGAGGAAGGTGAACTGTCACCTAATGGTGATTTTGAAGACAACTTTGGTGTTTACAAAGATCATGGGGTGAAGTCCACATCCAAACCAGAGAATTCAGCAGAGGCTGAAGTAGAGGCAGATGCTGAAGTAGAGAATGAGGACGATGCTGACGATGTTGATAGTGAAAATGCTTCCGAGGCATCTGGAACTGAATCTGGTGGCGACGTATGTTCTCAGGACGAAGATAGAGAGGAGGAGAATGGTGAGCATGATGAGATCGATGGTAAAGCTGAGAGTGAAGGAGAAGCGGAGGGAATGGATCCACATCTCTTAGAAGGAGAAAGTGAGCTGCTTCCACAGTCAGAACGTGTTCTCTTATCCGTCAGACCCCTTTCAAAGCATGTCGCAGCAGTTTTATGCGATGAGAGAACAAAAGATCTCCAAGTTTTCTATGGGAATGACGacttttatgttctttttaGGCTTCACCAA ATCCTGTACGAGAGAATTTTGTATGCAAAAAGGAATTGCTCAGGCGGTGAACTGAAATCGAAAAACTTAAAGGATACCAATGCCGGAGATCCTTATGCGAG GTTTATGAGGGTTTTGTATGGTTTGCTAGATGGATCAGCTGAAAATACCAAGTTTGAGGATGAGTGCAGAGCTATAATTGGAAACCAATCATATGTGTTATTCACGTTGGACAAACTGATTTACAGATTGGTTAAGCAG CTTCAAGCTATTGTAGCCGATGAAATGGACAACAAGCTGCTTCAGTTGTATGAGTATGAGAAATCCCGGAAACCAGGAAGGGTTATCGACTCAGTGTATTATGAAAATGTTAGGGTCCTCGTTCACGAGGAAAATATTTACCGGTTGGAATGT TCATCCTTGCCTTCACGTTTATCTATCCAGCTTATGGATAACATAATCGAGAAGCCAGAAGCATATGCAGTTTCTATGGATCCCACATTTGCAAGTTATATGCAAACTGAGTTGCTTTCCGTCTCATCAGGAAAGAAAGAGGAGGGACATGACATTGTATTACAAAg GAACCTCACCGGGTTGTATGATCTCTGTAAAGCTATGGAAGGTGTCGAAGTAGTAAATGGCTTGGAATGCAAGATGTCTTGCTCTTCTTACAAG ATCGCGTACGTATTGGACACAGAGGATTACTTCcacaggaagaagaagaaaaagaagactgAACAGTTATGGCAACGTAACAAGGTGAGAGTAGAAAGGTTCCATAGGTTTCTCTCAGCTTAA